A DNA window from Kosmotoga arenicorallina S304 contains the following coding sequences:
- a CDS encoding NAD-dependent epimerase/dehydratase family protein — protein MADYLNYYSGKRVLVTGGAGAVGSQLTKRLLELGAFVIVIDNLSSGYTWNLPQDTKNLLFVEGDITNDIDLKRVFGEEPEIIFHLAAFFANQNSVDYPEKDLWTNGFGTLKLLEYTKLYGKIERFVYASSGCSIYPSDAPMPYKESLPPSMDMSTPYQITKMLGELYGNFFYKMYDVHIAKARFFNSYGPGEVPGQYRNVIPNFIYWAMNKQPLPITGTGEETRDFTYVGDIVDGLLRMGYFKEAIGEAFNLAAGREIKIQYLAETINRLTGNDAGIIYTQRRKWDTKPRLLASNEKAKRILGFKPDPDFEKGLIKAIEWFKDNWENIKVAAKFGPGISSAVRGVK, from the coding sequence ATGGCTGATTACCTCAATTATTATTCAGGCAAAAGAGTCTTAGTGACGGGAGGAGCCGGTGCTGTTGGTTCACAACTGACAAAGAGATTACTCGAACTCGGAGCTTTCGTTATAGTCATAGATAACCTCTCTTCAGGTTATACCTGGAACCTACCTCAAGATACCAAAAATCTTCTTTTTGTTGAGGGCGATATAACAAATGATATCGACCTTAAAAGAGTCTTTGGTGAAGAACCTGAGATAATATTCCATTTGGCTGCCTTTTTCGCCAATCAAAACTCGGTCGATTACCCAGAAAAAGATTTGTGGACAAACGGTTTTGGCACCTTAAAACTCTTAGAATACACGAAACTCTATGGAAAAATTGAACGATTTGTTTATGCGTCCTCTGGTTGTTCAATTTATCCAAGCGATGCTCCAATGCCATATAAAGAAAGTTTACCACCATCAATGGATATGAGTACACCATACCAAATCACTAAAATGCTCGGGGAACTCTATGGAAATTTCTTCTATAAAATGTACGATGTTCACATAGCCAAAGCACGGTTCTTCAATAGCTATGGACCAGGTGAAGTTCCAGGTCAGTATAGAAATGTCATACCCAACTTTATATATTGGGCAATGAATAAGCAACCTCTTCCAATAACTGGAACCGGAGAAGAAACAAGAGATTTTACCTATGTTGGTGACATTGTCGATGGATTGCTAAGAATGGGATACTTTAAAGAGGCTATTGGAGAAGCATTTAATTTAGCCGCTGGAAGGGAAATAAAAATACAGTATTTGGCAGAAACAATTAACCGTTTAACAGGAAACGATGCAGGTATTATCTATACTCAAAGAAGAAAATGGGATACGAAACCAAGGCTTTTAGCTTCAAATGAGAAAGCTAAGAGAATTTTGGGATTTAAGCCAGATCCTGATTTTGAAAAAGGTCTCATAAAAGCCATAGAGTGGTTCAAAGATAACTGGGAGAATATCAAAGTAGCGGCAAAATTTGGGCCCGGGATATCTTCAGCCGTAAGAGGAGTGAAATAA
- a CDS encoding bi-domain-containing oxidoreductase: MKQVMQNYRTGKLELADVPYPACKSGGVIVKNVASAISLGTEKLMLSTAKKSLLKKALDRPDLVRKVINMAKTEGLAEAYRQAMNRLDDPVPLGYSCAGIVEEVGADVLGIQKGDKVACFGSGYASHAEFVWVPKNLIVRIPDGLSFEEASFVGIGAISLHAIRMADVSIGERVAVIGLGLLGLIAVQILKSLNCKVLGVDINDSRLALAKEFGCDNVVNASDRAAVIQAAKDISDGYGVDNVLVYASSGGKDSVSMYAEMARNRGKIVIPGVVDMEVPRKDFFEKELQLVVTRAAGPGIFDDNYELKGRDYPIGYIRWSEQRNMQAFLELVASGKVSVKKLISHRFKFSEAENAYDLIISGREKILGAVFQYENSESTNNREKIKVIKNLTIQKSKNKKQAVIGLIGAGLFTKTTLLPILSKMENVRLKWLATTTGVSANHNGRKFGIEKITTDYRNILSDEEVDAVMVLTRHNSHSKFVIEALDAGKHVYVEKPLAITMEQLKAIDEAHSRNPDRFIMVGFNRRFSPHATFIRKHFENANGPFVVTCRVNAGYADKSSWVLNPESGGGRIVGEACHFIDLIEYLTGELPVSVSVETIDKKNGYFKSDNVVITMKMNNGSIGTIIYYANGHKRFPREYVEISGNGMVGAIENFVRSSLVKGTKILKKKTLGVDRGHKAEMGTFIEACIYNSLQIPYEEIRATTLASIIGESLPSVRTKLSGN; encoded by the coding sequence TTGAAGCAGGTAATGCAAAATTATCGAACAGGAAAACTCGAACTAGCTGATGTCCCATATCCAGCATGCAAAAGTGGAGGCGTGATAGTAAAAAATGTTGCTTCTGCGATAAGTTTAGGGACAGAGAAACTCATGCTTTCAACTGCCAAGAAGAGTCTTTTGAAAAAAGCTTTAGATCGTCCAGATCTTGTAAGAAAAGTTATAAACATGGCAAAAACCGAGGGACTAGCTGAAGCATATAGACAAGCCATGAATCGCTTAGATGACCCTGTACCACTTGGATACTCTTGTGCAGGAATAGTAGAAGAAGTGGGAGCAGATGTTTTAGGTATTCAAAAAGGAGATAAAGTTGCCTGCTTTGGTAGCGGCTATGCTTCCCATGCTGAGTTTGTTTGGGTTCCCAAAAACCTAATTGTCAGAATTCCGGATGGTCTATCTTTTGAAGAAGCATCTTTTGTTGGTATTGGTGCGATTTCCCTTCATGCAATCAGAATGGCTGACGTCTCTATCGGTGAAAGAGTTGCTGTTATCGGTCTGGGACTTCTTGGACTGATTGCTGTACAAATTCTAAAAAGTTTGAATTGTAAGGTACTTGGAGTTGATATTAACGATAGTCGCCTAGCTCTTGCAAAGGAATTTGGTTGTGACAACGTTGTAAATGCCTCCGATAGAGCAGCAGTAATTCAAGCAGCCAAAGATATCTCAGATGGTTATGGTGTCGATAATGTACTTGTATATGCTTCATCAGGTGGAAAAGATTCTGTTAGTATGTACGCGGAAATGGCTCGTAATCGTGGGAAAATAGTAATTCCTGGGGTTGTAGATATGGAAGTTCCCAGAAAGGATTTCTTCGAAAAAGAACTTCAACTCGTGGTTACACGTGCTGCGGGACCCGGAATTTTTGATGACAACTACGAATTAAAAGGAAGAGATTATCCCATTGGATACATACGCTGGAGTGAACAGCGAAATATGCAAGCCTTTCTAGAATTAGTTGCATCTGGAAAGGTATCAGTAAAAAAGTTAATTAGTCACAGATTCAAATTTTCTGAGGCTGAAAATGCCTATGATTTGATTATCAGTGGCAGAGAAAAGATATTAGGAGCGGTTTTCCAATATGAGAATTCAGAGAGCACCAATAATCGTGAAAAAATCAAAGTTATCAAAAATTTGACTATTCAAAAATCAAAAAACAAAAAACAGGCAGTCATTGGGTTAATTGGCGCCGGACTATTTACTAAGACAACGTTATTACCAATTCTATCAAAAATGGAAAATGTGAGACTTAAATGGTTGGCAACTACAACTGGCGTTTCGGCCAATCATAATGGCAGAAAATTCGGAATCGAAAAAATCACAACCGATTATAGAAACATTCTTTCTGATGAAGAAGTCGACGCTGTCATGGTGCTTACCCGCCATAATAGCCATTCGAAATTTGTTATCGAGGCTTTGGATGCGGGAAAACATGTGTATGTAGAGAAACCACTAGCAATCACAATGGAACAATTGAAAGCAATCGATGAAGCTCACTCAAGAAATCCAGATAGATTTATTATGGTTGGTTTTAATAGGCGCTTTTCTCCTCATGCTACTTTCATAAGAAAGCATTTTGAAAATGCTAATGGTCCTTTTGTTGTAACCTGTCGCGTAAATGCCGGTTATGCTGACAAATCTTCTTGGGTGTTAAATCCAGAAAGTGGCGGGGGAAGAATAGTGGGCGAAGCTTGTCACTTTATAGACCTTATTGAATATTTAACAGGCGAACTTCCAGTTTCGGTTTCCGTTGAAACAATAGACAAGAAAAATGGCTACTTCAAAAGCGATAATGTAGTCATTACAATGAAAATGAATAACGGATCAATCGGAACAATTATCTATTATGCAAACGGCCATAAACGTTTTCCAAGAGAATATGTAGAGATATCTGGAAACGGGATGGTAGGAGCCATTGAGAATTTTGTTAGGTCAAGCCTCGTCAAGGGAACAAAGATTTTAAAGAAAAAAACCTTAGGAGTTGACAGAGGGCACAAAGCAGAGATGGGCACTTTCATTGAAGCCTGTATTTACAACTCTCTCCAAATTCCTTATGAAGAGATTAGAGCTACAACTTTGGCAAGCATAATTGGAGAGTCTTTACCGTCTGTACGTACTAAATTGTCAGGAAACTAG
- a CDS encoding glycosyltransferase family protein yields the protein MKKLMIGPFPPPIHGMSIANNMLFNGMKNKHEVEVLNTNTEKRLGNLSKQGRLTYSKAFRSLSQILSGTTKILLGKRYDIVYMTPSQTIGGYLKYVPFMWAAKIRQIPYVIHIHGGYFRKMYNSTSGWKQKVIDKSLNGLAGAVVLGPSLLYIFEGLIPNEKIFVCENGVEDEIFATEEEINNKIERWKNDDTIRIVYLSNLMKAKGILNLLEAVKILTNEGKKVHLDVTSAIKLEIKLEGRMFFQSLE from the coding sequence ATGAAGAAGTTGATGATAGGCCCATTTCCACCACCAATACATGGAATGTCCATAGCAAATAATATGTTATTCAATGGGATGAAAAACAAGCATGAGGTTGAGGTACTCAACACTAATACGGAAAAGCGATTGGGAAATCTAAGTAAACAAGGTAGACTTACATATAGCAAGGCTTTTAGATCTTTATCACAAATTCTGTCTGGCACTACAAAGATTCTGTTAGGAAAAAGGTATGATATTGTCTATATGACGCCTAGTCAAACTATCGGAGGATATCTAAAGTATGTACCTTTTATGTGGGCGGCAAAAATAAGACAAATCCCTTACGTGATTCACATTCATGGTGGTTATTTTAGAAAAATGTACAATAGCACTTCCGGTTGGAAACAAAAGGTAATCGATAAAAGCCTGAATGGATTAGCTGGAGCAGTAGTTTTAGGTCCTTCTTTGCTCTATATATTCGAAGGCTTGATACCAAACGAAAAGATTTTCGTCTGTGAAAATGGTGTTGAGGATGAAATCTTCGCCACAGAAGAAGAGATTAATAATAAAATAGAACGATGGAAAAATGATGATACGATAAGAATCGTATACTTAAGCAACCTCATGAAAGCGAAAGGAATTTTAAATCTACTGGAGGCAGTAAAAATCCTTACAAACGAAGGCAAAAAAGTTCACTTGGATGTTACTAGTGCCATTAAGTTAGAAATAAAGCTTGAAGGCAGAATGTTTTTTCAAAGTTTGGAATAA